From Desulfuromonas soudanensis, the proteins below share one genomic window:
- the rpmH gene encoding 50S ribosomal protein L34, producing MKRTYQPSKVKRKRTHGFRKRMQTKNGQSVLKRRRAKGRKILAATIPVK from the coding sequence ATGAAACGCACCTACCAGCCGAGCAAAGTGAAGAGGAAGAGAACCCACGGTTTCCGTAAGCGGATGCAGACCAAAAATGGTCAGAGCGTCCTCAAGCGTCGTCGTGCCAAGGGACGTAAAATTCTTGCCGCAACCATCCCTGTTAAATAA